GACGCCAAGCTTGTTCCCCTGCCCACCGAGGACGACGGCGCAGAGGAACAGCACGGAGTTGATGACGTTGAAGTTCGTCGGGTTCACGAACTGCACCTGGCCCGCGTAGAGGGCTCCGGACGCACCACCGATCGAGGCCCCGATGACGAACGCCCAGAGCTTGAAGCGGAAGGTGGGGACGCCCATGATCTCCGCAGCGTCCTCGTCCTCCCGGATCGCGACCCACGAGCGTCCGACCCGGGACCGCTCGAGGTTCCCTACGAAGACGAGGGTCCCGAGGATGAGGACGATGCTCAGCCAGTACCACCAGACCCCGGAGTTGAGCGTCCCCGAGGAGGCACCGGCGGAGAACACACCGTTCGTGTTGTCCTCGCTGATGCCGATGCGGGGGTACGCCACCTGAGACAGCCCACGACCGCCGCCCGTGACGTCGTCGAGGTTGTCGGCGAGGAGCCGGACGATCTCGCCGAAGCCAAGTGTGACGATGGCGAGGTAGTCACCGCGCAGACGCAGCGTCGGCGACCCGAGGAGGAGTCCGGAGAGCGCGGTGATCGCGACCGCGATCGGCAGGGCGGCGAGCCACGCCCAGTCGCGCGAGAGCCATCCGCCGTCCCCGGTCTGGTTCCACGGGCTCGACGGGCTCGTGAGGATGGCGACGGTGTAGGCACCCACGGCGTAGAAGCCGACGTACCCGAGGTCGAGGAGCCCCGCCTGGCCCACCACGACGTTGAGACCGATCGCGATGAGGGCGTACATGCCGAACTGGGCCATGACGGCACCGAAGTTGGTGCCGACCGTGGTGAGGACCGGGAGGTTGAGGACGGGCAGCAGCGCGATGAAGACGACCAGCGGGAAGCCCACGACCCACTGGGTCGGTCGTGGGAGGGCGTCCCACCAGAGCCGCATCGCGTCACCGAGGCCGCCGTGCGGCCGGTTCGCCACCGACGCCTTCGTGCTCACCGGGGCCGGCGACGGCGACGTCACAGGAGTCTCGCTCATGCTCGTGCCCTCCCCAGGGACTCGCCGAGGATCCCGGTGGGCCGGACCATGAGAACGAGGACGAGGAGCCCGAAGGCGACCACGTCGCGCCACTCGGTGCCGAAGAGCACCTGGCCGTAGTTCTCGATGATGCCGAGGAGCAGCCCGCCGAGCAGAGCTCCACGCAGGTTGCCGATCCCTCCGAGCACCGCGGCGCAGAACGCCTTGATGCCGAGGATGAAGCCTCCCGAGTAGATGATCCCGTTCGGGACGCGCAGCGTGTAGAGCAGCGCTGCAGCACCAGCGAGCAGCCCGCCGATGAGGAACGTCAGGACGATGATCCGCTCCCGCGAGACACCCATGAGGGTGGCGGTCACGGGGTCTTGGGCCACCGCGCGGATGCCGCGGCCGAACTTCGTCTTGTTGATGAACAGGTCGGTCGCGAGCGCCAGCACGAGTGCCGAGACGATGATGATGATCGACACGTTGGTGACGTTCGCGGTGAAGAGCGTGAACTGCGTCTCGGGGACCACGAGCCGGATGGGCTGCTGGGCGTTGACGCCCCCGAGGGTGTCGCCGGTGAGCCGAGGGAGCACGAAGTGCACGAACTCCTGGAGGACGAAGGACGCCCCGATGGCGGTGATGAGGAAGACGAGGGGCTGGGCGCCCCGCTTGCGGAGCGGGCGGTAGGCCACCCGCTCGAGGCCGACCGCGACACCACCAGAGATCGCCATGCCCCCGGCGAGCGCGAGGACGAGATAGACCACGGTCATCGCGATTCCGAGGTCGTAGGCGTTCCCGCTCGGGCCGAACCCGAGCATCATGAGCACGGCGTACTGCCCGATCATGCCGATCATGAAGACTTCGGAGTGTGCGAAGTTGATGAGCCGCAGGACTCCGTACACGAGGGTGTAGCCGACAGCGACCAGCGCGTACACGGAACCGTAGGTGAGCCCATCCACGGTCAAGGCCCAGAAGTTCTTGGCTAGCGCGGCGGTGTCGAACCCGATGAGGGGTTCGGCGACCACCATGGCGTGGATGAGCCCACCTGACATGTTGTTGTTCTCCTTCTCCGGCTGATGGACGTGTCGTACCGGAGCTGAGCTACTCGACCTTGTACATCCAGATGAGCGCGGACTCGAGCTCGCCGGTCGCGTCCCACTTGTAGCTGCGGGCGAGGCCCGTGCCGTCGTAGCTGCTGACGAAGTCGACGAGCCCGGCGCGGTCGGTGACCCCGGAGTCGATGCCCTTGAGCATGATCGTCATGAGGTCGTAGCCCTCGGTGGAGTACACGCCTGCCGCCTGGCCTGCGCTCTCCTCGTACTCGGCGGCGAACTCTTCAGGAGCCGGGCCGCACGGGCAGGAGAGGACTGCGCCCTCGGAGGAGGAACCTGCCTGGGAGACGAACTGCGGGTCGTTCACGCCGTCGGCGGAGACGAACGGGATCTCGACGCCACCGTCGCGCAGCTGCTGCACGAACGGGGCTGCCTCGGCGTAGTAGCCGGCGTAGAAGACGGCGTCCGCCTCGGCACCGTTGATGATCTGGACGGTGGCTGCGAAGTCCTTGTCACCGGTCTTGACGTCGGCGGCGCAGGAGGAGTCTGCTGCGTCTCCGAGGCCGGCGTTGATCTGCTCCGCGAGGCCGATGCCGTAGTCAGAGTTGTCGGCGACGACGCAGACCTTTTCGTAGCCGAGGGTGTCGACGAGGTACTTCGCGACCGCTGGGCCCTGGATCGCGTCGTTGGCGAGACCGCGGAAGAACGTGTCCCAGCCGTTGGTCGTGAGATCTGGGTTGGTGGCCGAGGCGGTGAGCGTGAGAAGGCCGGCCTGGTTGAAGATCGATCCGGTGGCATTCGTCTCGCCGGAGAACGCGGGGCCGAGAAGACCGAGGATGCTCGCGTCGCCGACGATCTGCGGTGCGACCTGGGTGGCCTTCTGCGGGTCACCTTCCGTGTCGAAAGGCTTCAGCTCGACCTGGCAGTCAGCATTTGCCTCGTTGTGCTTGTCGAGCGCGACCTGTGCGCCGTAAAGAATGTTCTGACCGAGCGCGGCGTTCGGTCCGGTGAGCGCACCGGCCATGGCGATCGACACCTCGCCACAGGCGGCGGACCCGTCGCCTGCGGGGTCGGCAGGATCCATCGCCTCGCCGGCCTCGACCTCAGCGCCGGTCGCGTCGATCTGCACCGCGGGGACGATGGTCAGGTCGCTCGCGTCGACGCTGCTCCCGGTGGAGTCGTCTCCTGTGTCGCCGGCCTCTTTCTGACTACAACCTGCGACGACGAGCGTCGTTGCGAGGGCGAGAGCAAGAGCGCTCGACCTACGACGTGTGAGAGAACGCATTCGGAACCTCCGGTGATAGGGGCCTGCCGCCCGCGGTGCCCAGAGCGTCGCAGCGGGTGGTTTCGCTGGTGTGCGGGTCGCGTTTCCCACAAGTTACAGCACCGAAGAGTGTTCTAGATCACATATCAAGGTCACAGAATAGGCGCGATGTCATGAGAGAAGCTCGCGGACGTCGTCAGCGGTCATTCCCCCGGAACCCGCGGCCCCTCCGTCGAGAACGCTCGCGAAGAGCTGCGCCTTCGTCGCTTTGAGCGCCATGACCTTTTCCTCGATCGTGTCTGTCGCGACGAGCCGATACACCATCACCTTGCGTTCTTGGCCGATACGGTGCGCTCGAT
This sequence is a window from Sanguibacter antarcticus. Protein-coding genes within it:
- a CDS encoding branched-chain amino acid ABC transporter permease is translated as MSETPVTSPSPAPVSTKASVANRPHGGLGDAMRLWWDALPRPTQWVVGFPLVVFIALLPVLNLPVLTTVGTNFGAVMAQFGMYALIAIGLNVVVGQAGLLDLGYVGFYAVGAYTVAILTSPSSPWNQTGDGGWLSRDWAWLAALPIAVAITALSGLLLGSPTLRLRGDYLAIVTLGFGEIVRLLADNLDDVTGGGRGLSQVAYPRIGISEDNTNGVFSAGASSGTLNSGVWWYWLSIVLILGTLVFVGNLERSRVGRSWVAIREDEDAAEIMGVPTFRFKLWAFVIGASIGGASGALYAGQVQFVNPTNFNVINSVLFLCAVVLGGQGNKLGVILGAFLIVYLPNFFLGRTELFGIPINGTEIAEFRYLFFGLALTVLMVFRPQGLIPVRQKLLTYGRELYVTARRTVRKDAA
- a CDS encoding branched-chain amino acid ABC transporter permease, which gives rise to MSGGLIHAMVVAEPLIGFDTAALAKNFWALTVDGLTYGSVYALVAVGYTLVYGVLRLINFAHSEVFMIGMIGQYAVLMMLGFGPSGNAYDLGIAMTVVYLVLALAGGMAISGGVAVGLERVAYRPLRKRGAQPLVFLITAIGASFVLQEFVHFVLPRLTGDTLGGVNAQQPIRLVVPETQFTLFTANVTNVSIIIIVSALVLALATDLFINKTKFGRGIRAVAQDPVTATLMGVSRERIIVLTFLIGGLLAGAAALLYTLRVPNGIIYSGGFILGIKAFCAAVLGGIGNLRGALLGGLLLGIIENYGQVLFGTEWRDVVAFGLLVLVLMVRPTGILGESLGRARA
- a CDS encoding branched-chain amino acid ABC transporter substrate-binding protein, yielding MRSLTRRRSSALALALATTLVVAGCSQKEAGDTGDDSTGSSVDASDLTIVPAVQIDATGAEVEAGEAMDPADPAGDGSAACGEVSIAMAGALTGPNAALGQNILYGAQVALDKHNEANADCQVELKPFDTEGDPQKATQVAPQIVGDASILGLLGPAFSGETNATGSIFNQAGLLTLTASATNPDLTTNGWDTFFRGLANDAIQGPAVAKYLVDTLGYEKVCVVADNSDYGIGLAEQINAGLGDAADSSCAADVKTGDKDFAATVQIINGAEADAVFYAGYYAEAAPFVQQLRDGGVEIPFVSADGVNDPQFVSQAGSSSEGAVLSCPCGPAPEEFAAEYEESAGQAAGVYSTEGYDLMTIMLKGIDSGVTDRAGLVDFVSSYDGTGLARSYKWDATGELESALIWMYKVE